A DNA window from Solanum lycopersicum chromosome 3, SLM_r2.1 contains the following coding sequences:
- the HMGR4 gene encoding 3-hydroxy-3-methylglutaryl-coenzyme A reductase 3 yields the protein MDVRRRAVKPLDASKHISSGEPLRPRNQDSSVKASDALPLPLYLTNGLFFTMFFSVMYFLLHRWREKIRDGIPLHVLNFSELVAMFSLIASVIYLLGFFGIGFVQSFVSKGNNDSWDVEDETPEQFIDATVTSPPVRRNIPMKSVPVDENAAQIITPFSGEDDEVVIKSVVEGRIPSYSLESKLGDCKRAAFIRKEALQRTSGKSLDGLPLDGFDYESILGQCCEMPIGYIQIPVGIAGPLLLNGNEFSVPMATTEGCLVASTNRGCKAIYVSGGATSVLFRDGMTRAPVVRFGSAKRAAELKFFVEDTMNFETLSVVFNKSSRFARLQNIQCAIAGKNLYMRFSCSTGDAMGMNMVSKGVQNVLDYLQNEYPDMDIIGISGNYCSDKKPAAVNWIEGRGKSVVCEAIIKEEVVKKVLKTEVAALVELNMLKNLTGSAMAGALGGFNAHASNIVSAVYLATGQDPAQNIESSHCITMMEAVNDGKDLHISVTMPSIEVGTVGGGTQLASQSACLNLLGVKGANREAPGSNARLLATIVAGSVLAGELSLMSAISAGQLVKSHMKYNRSCKDVTK from the exons ATGGACGTTCGCCGGCGAGCTGTAAAACCCCTTGACGCTTCCAAACACATTTCCTCCGGAGAACCTCTCAGACCCCGTAATCAAGATTCCTCTGTTAAAGCTTCAGATGCTCTTCCATTACCTTTGTATCTTACAAATGGTTTGTTCTTCACCATGTTTTTCTCTGTCATGTATTTTCTTCTACACAGATGGCGTGAGAAGATCCGTGATGGAATTCCACTCCACGTGCTTAACTTTTCTGAATTAGTTGCTATGTTTTCGTTGATCGCTTCAGTTATTTATCTGTTGGGGTTCTTTGGTATTGGGTTTGTTCAATCTTTCGTTTCTAAAGGAAATAATGATTCTTGGGACGTTGAAGATGAAACCCCAGAACAATTTATTGATGCAACTGTTACATCACCACCTGTTCGACGAAATATCCCAATGAAATCTGTACCTGTTGACGAAAACGCTGCTCAGATAATCACACCATTTTCTGGAGAGGATGATGAGGTGGTTATCAAATCGGTGGTGGAAGGGAGAATACCATCATATTCATTGGAATCTAAGTTGGGTGACTGTAAAAGAGCTGCTTTTATTCGAAAAGAGGCGTTACAGAGGACTTCAGGGAAGTCATTGGATGGGTTACCATTAGATGGATTTGATTATGAATCAATTCTTGGACAGTGTTGTGAGATGCCAATTGGGTATATTCAAATACCAGTGGGAATAGCTGGACCTTTGCTGCTTAATGGGAATGAATTTTCTGTACCAATGGCAACCACAGAAGGATGTTTAGTTGCTAGTACTAACAGGGGTTGTAAAGCCATTTATGTTTCCGGTGGCGCTACGAGTGTTTTGTTTAGAGATGGGATGACTAGAGCTCCTGTAGTTAGGTTCGGCAGCGCAAAGAGAGCTGCGGAGTTGAAGTTCTTCGTCGAGGATACAATGAATTTCGAGACTCTATCTGTTGTTTTCAATAA ATCAAGCAGATTTGCCAGATTACAGAACATTCAATGTGCAATAGCTGGAAAGAATCTATACATGAGGTTTAGCTGTAGCACTGGTGACGCGATGGGAATGAACATGGTTTCCAAAGGTGTACAAAACGTTCTTGATTACCTTCAGAATGAGTACCCCGACATGGACATCATCGGCATATCTG GGAACTATTGCTCGGACAAGAAACCAGCAGCAGTTAATTGGATTGAGGGGAGAGGAAAGTCGGTAGTTTGTGAGGCAATCATCAAGGAAGAGGTGGTGAAGAAAGTTCTGAAAACTGAGGTTGCTGCTCTAGTTGAGCTGAACATGCTTAAAAACCTCACTGGCTCTGCCATGGCTGGTGCACTTGGTGGCTTCAATGCCCATGCCAGCAATATTGTCTCAGCTGTATATTTAGCCACTGGCCAAGACCCGGCTCAAAATATTGAAAGCTCGCACTGCATCACTATGATGGAGGCTGTAAATGATGGCAAGGACCTCCATATATCCGTCACCATGCCTTCAATTGAG GTGGGTACAGTAGGAGGAGGAACTCAACTAGCATCGCAATCAGCTTGCTTGAACTTATTAGGAGTGAAAGGTGCCAACAGAGAGGCACCAGGGTCAAATGCAAGGCTTTTGGCCACAATAGTAGCAGGTTCGGTTCTCGCGGGTGAGCTATCCCTCATGTCAGCTATCTCAGCTGGGCAACTTGTTAAGAGCCACATGAAATACAATAGATCATGCAAAGATGTCACAAAGTAA
- the LOC101261098 gene encoding mitochondrial phosphate carrier protein 1, mitochondrial isoform X1, whose amino-acid sequence MENPKKIASLNMSQLIGGKVCEEFTPGYYGVCAIGGMLSAGTTHVVITPLDVLKVNMQVHPIKYSSISTCFTTLLREQGPSAFWRGWAGKFFGYGVQGACRFGLYEYFKKVYSNVLVDQNKSLIFFASSASAEVIANVALCPFEAIKVRVQAQPHFAKGLSDGFPRIYASEGLHGFYRGLIPLLGRNIPFSIVMFSTFEHTVNFLYKKLIQKRREDCSRTQQLSVTCLAGYAAGSVGSIISNPADNIVASLNNKKTSSLKQAVKKIGFLNLFTRSLPIRIMLVGPVVTLQWLFYDSIKILSGLPTSGHVIKDIEEDEKAQSHST is encoded by the exons ATGGAAAACCCCAAAAAGATTGCTTCTTTAAATATGAGTCAATTAATTGGAGGAAAAGTTTGTGAAGAATTTACACCTGGTTATTATGGTGTTTGTGCCATTGGAGGGATGCTTAGTGCTGGAACTACTCATGTTGTTATTACCCCTCTTGATGTACTCAAAGTTAATATGCAG GTGCATCCTATCAAGTATAGTAGCATTTCCACATGTTTTACGACTTTGTTGAGAGAACAAGGTCCCTCAGCATTTTGGCGAGGATGGGCTGGTAAGTTTTTTGGCTATGGTGTTCAGGGTGCTTGTAGATTTGgtttgtatgaatactttaAGAAAGTATACTCAAATGTACTGGTGGATCAGAACAAGAGTTTGATATTTTTCGCCAGCAGCGCATCAGCTGAAGTAATTGCTAATGTCGCTCTCTGTCCATTTGAGGCCATTAAAGTTCGTGTGCAAGCTCAGCCTCATTTTGCGAAAGGCCTTTCTGATGGCTTTCCAAGAATATATGCATCAGAAGGCCTCCATGG GTTTTACAGGGGACTTATTCCGCTACTGGGTCGTAATATACCAT TCTCAATAGTTATGTTCTCAACCTTTGAGCATACAGtgaattttctttataaaaagtTAATCCAGAAAAGGAGGGAAGACTGTTCAAGAACTCAGCAGCTCAGTGTAACTTGTTTAGCTGGATATGCCGCTGGATCTGTTGGTAGTATTATCTCTAACCCCGCTGACAACATTGTTGCTTCTCTTAACAACAAGAAGACCAGTAGCCTAAAGCAG GCTGTGAAGAAAATTGGGTTTCTTAATTTGTTTACGAGAAGTCTTCCTATTAGGATAATGCTTGTTGGACCAGTTGTGACTTTGCAGTGGTTGTTCTACGACTCCATTAAAATATTAAGTGGATT GCCAACCAGTGGACATGTAATCAAAGATATAGAGGAAGATGAAAAGGCTCAAAGTCATTCAACATGA
- the LOC101261098 gene encoding mitochondrial phosphate carrier protein 1, mitochondrial isoform X2: protein MENPKKIASLNMSQLIGGKVCEEFTPGYYGVCAIGGMLSAGTTHVVITPLDVLKVNMQVHPIKYSSISTCFTTLLREQGPSAFWRGWAVRVQAQPHFAKGLSDGFPRIYASEGLHGFYRGLIPLLGRNIPFSIVMFSTFEHTVNFLYKKLIQKRREDCSRTQQLSVTCLAGYAAGSVGSIISNPADNIVASLNNKKTSSLKQAVKKIGFLNLFTRSLPIRIMLVGPVVTLQWLFYDSIKILSGLPTSGHVIKDIEEDEKAQSHST, encoded by the exons ATGGAAAACCCCAAAAAGATTGCTTCTTTAAATATGAGTCAATTAATTGGAGGAAAAGTTTGTGAAGAATTTACACCTGGTTATTATGGTGTTTGTGCCATTGGAGGGATGCTTAGTGCTGGAACTACTCATGTTGTTATTACCCCTCTTGATGTACTCAAAGTTAATATGCAG GTGCATCCTATCAAGTATAGTAGCATTTCCACATGTTTTACGACTTTGTTGAGAGAACAAGGTCCCTCAGCATTTTGGCGAGGATGGGCTG TTCGTGTGCAAGCTCAGCCTCATTTTGCGAAAGGCCTTTCTGATGGCTTTCCAAGAATATATGCATCAGAAGGCCTCCATGG GTTTTACAGGGGACTTATTCCGCTACTGGGTCGTAATATACCAT TCTCAATAGTTATGTTCTCAACCTTTGAGCATACAGtgaattttctttataaaaagtTAATCCAGAAAAGGAGGGAAGACTGTTCAAGAACTCAGCAGCTCAGTGTAACTTGTTTAGCTGGATATGCCGCTGGATCTGTTGGTAGTATTATCTCTAACCCCGCTGACAACATTGTTGCTTCTCTTAACAACAAGAAGACCAGTAGCCTAAAGCAG GCTGTGAAGAAAATTGGGTTTCTTAATTTGTTTACGAGAAGTCTTCCTATTAGGATAATGCTTGTTGGACCAGTTGTGACTTTGCAGTGGTTGTTCTACGACTCCATTAAAATATTAAGTGGATT GCCAACCAGTGGACATGTAATCAAAGATATAGAGGAAGATGAAAAGGCTCAAAGTCATTCAACATGA